A stretch of Arachis hypogaea cultivar Tifrunner chromosome 15, arahy.Tifrunner.gnm2.J5K5, whole genome shotgun sequence DNA encodes these proteins:
- the LOC112750083 gene encoding UDP-glycosyltransferase 74B1 → MVLQKHNNVHVLLLPYPAQGHINPLVQFAKRLASKGVKATIATTHYTVNTINAPNVGVEAISDGFDNAGFAQAKNVQLFLTSFRTVGAKTLSQLIERFQQTTTPVTCIVYDSFFPWALDVAKRHGVYGAAFFTNSAAVCNIFCRIHHGLLELPVEKEDLPLFVPGIPPLDLPDLPSFIRFPESYPDYLAMKLSQFSNLNKADFMFVNTFEALESEAVNGIRELCPAKLIGPMVPSAYLDGRIKGDRGYGASLWKPLSEECSDWLETKAPKSVVYISFGSMVSLSNEQIEEVALGLEQSGKNFIWVLRQSEHTKLPKGYEKMVKEKGIIVTWCNQLEMLEHQAIGCFVTHCGWNSTLETLSLGVPVVCLPQWADQLPDAKYLEQVWEVGVRPKEDESGVVRKEEFVRSLNMVMQGKRSEEIRSNASKWMKLAREAVGEGGSSDKNINEFVEHLRGAHVTANLNDY, encoded by the exons atggTTCTCCAAAAGCACAACAACGTCCATGTCCTACTCCTACCATACCCAGCACAAGGCCATATCAACCCACTGGTCCAGTTCGCAAAAAGATTAGCCTCAAAGGGCGTTAAAGCCACCATAGCCACCACTCACTACACGGTCAACACCATCAACGCCCCAAACGTCGGCGTAGAAGCAATATCCGACGGCTTCGACAACGCCGGCTTCGCGCAAGCCAAGAACGTGCAGCTCTTCCTAACCTCCTTCAGGACCGTTGGCGCCAAAACTCTCTCGCAACTGATCGAACGGTTTCAACAAACTACCACGCCGGTCACGTGCATTGTATATGACTCATTTTTCCCGTGGGCGCTTGATGTTGCCAAACGACACGGCGTTTATGGTGCCGCTTTCTTTACCAATTCTGCTGCCGTTTGTAACATATTCTGTCGTATACACCATGGCCTTCTTGAGCTTCCTGTGGAGAAGGAGGATTTGCCGTTGTTTGTTCCCGGGATTCCACCGTTGGATTTGCCGGATTTGCCTAGCTTCATTAGGTTTCCGGAGAGTTACCCTGATTACTTGGCCATGAAATTGAGCCAGTTCTCTAACTTGAACAAGGCTGATTTTATGTTTGTCAACACTTTTGAAGCTTTAGAAAGTGAG GCGGTGAATGGCATAAGAGAGTTATGTCCAGCAAAGTTGATAGGGCCAATGGTCCCTTCTGCATACTTAGATGGAAGAATCAAAGGTGACAGAGGCTATGGAGCAAGCTTATGGAAGCCATTAAGTGAAGAATGCTCTGATTGGCTTGAAACAAAGGCACCAAAATCAGTAGTATACATCTCATTTGGAAGCATGGTGTCACTCTCAAATGAACAAATTGAGGAAGTGGCATTGGGGTTGGAGCAAAGTGGCAAGAATTTCATTTGGGTCCTAAGACAATCTGAACACACAAAATTACCAAAAGGGTACGAAAAAATGGTCAAAGAGAAGGGCATAATTGTCACATGGTGTAACCAACTTGAAATGCTGGAACACCAAGCCATAGGGTGCTTTGTGACACATTGTGGTTGGAACTCAACTCTGGAGACGTTGAGCCTCGGCGTGCCGGTGGTGTGCTTGCCGCAATGGGCCGACCAATTACCGGATGCCAAGTATTTGGAGCAAGTTTGGGAGGTCGGTGTGAGGCCCAAAGAGGATGAGAGTGGTGTTGTTAGGAAGGAAGAGTTTGTTAGGAGTTTGAATATGGTTATGCAGGGTAAGAGGAGTGAAGAAATTAGAAGCAATGCTAGCAAGTGGATGAAGTTGGCTAGGGAGGCAGTTGGTGAAGGTGGGAGCTCTGATAAGAACATCAATGAATTTGTGGAACATTTGAGGGGTGCACATGTGACTGCGAATTTGAATGACTACTAG